A genomic stretch from Megachile rotundata isolate GNS110a chromosome 1, iyMegRotu1, whole genome shotgun sequence includes:
- the GluProRS gene encoding glutamyl-prolyl-tRNA synthetase: MNYKLLVNSKNPSTEALIVAEIINSQKKDKIEVIWCDDWKGDGDVQLVNNENKVLGERSNDVGRYFARTSYLELYGGNGPCEKTEVDHWLSFAIGPLGSVPLKESALQYLDDVLMTATWLVSKKLTLADIHVFCVLLNKEFLPTFEKKFVNINRWYKQMLSLPTVTETLSSIKKNAKLPTCNSVKSEKVVKQTGQRKQEGKYVDLPGAEMGKVVVRFPPEASGYLHIGHAKAALLNQYYAEAFQGQLIMRFDDTNPAKENVEFEKAILEDLELLQIKPDRFTHSSDYFDLMLEYCTKLIKENNAYVDDTPAHVMKEQRDQKLMSANRNNSVEKNLQLWNEMQQGTPKGQECCVRAKIDYQSANGCMRDPTIYRCKPEPHPRTGTKYKVYPTYDFACPIVDAIENVTHTLRTTEYHDRDAQFYWIIEALGLRRPHIWAYSRLNMTNTVLSKRKLTWFVSEGLVDGWDDPRFPTVRGILRRGMTVEGLKQFIIAQGSSKAVVFMEWDKIWSFNKKVIDPVATRYTALDSDKLVTVHIKDAKEEWLTVQNHPKDLSKGTKQVLISSYVYIERDDADMLVEGQNTTFINWGNIMIEKIEKENGVIKQITAHLNLENKDYKNTLKITWLAVPDNKNDNENKTSLIPCYAVYFDHIITKPVLGKDDDFKDFIAKDTRREVQMIGEIELTRVKKGEIIQLQRKGFFRCDVPYAPASPFSSREQPLILFHIPDGHSTSTAKPVVKETSQKNNKVQDANVINEKIIAQGDKVRSLKSQKADKATIDAEVKMLLSLKAEYKQSTGVEWKPGMVSNKSSETTPSDNNKLFKDIVDQENKIKELQSKINEEMLRLSNLKTNYKNKTGNDWSKSSDQNVIQVTKTSAESDIEKLSNEIQKQGDKIRQLKSSKADKSTIDAEVKELLTLKSNYKSVTGQDWKPSVAPTGPNKTPEHATNTTSHEKLSEDIQKQGDKVRQLKAAKAEKGIIDQEVKLLLTLKADYKTATGKDWKPSVAPTGLKKTPEHATNTTTSHEKLSEDIQKQGDKVRQLKAAKAEKGIIDQEVKLLLTLKADYKTATGKDWKPPTTAEAKVSNKEETRTNQLLESIQKQGDKVRQLKSSKAEKSIIDQEVKVLLDLKNDYKVLTGEEWKPAKVDTSSKKKKPENTSKVEKQKTVPSKEVNKSESTKDADTLKTGTRLGLEVKKEENFFEWYSQIITKSGMIEYYDVSGCYVFRPWSFAVWKIIKEYIDTEITKLGVQECYFPMFVTRTVLEKEKEHIADFAPEVAWVTKCGDSDLAEPIAIRPTSETVMYPAYAKWLKSDTELPLKLNQWNNVVRWEFKDPKPFLRTREFLWQEGHSAFATKAEADEEVLQILDIYASVYEDLLAVPVVKGRKTEKEKFAGGDYTTTVEAFIAMSGRGIQGATSHHLGQNFSKMFNIQVEGATESDEKTFVYQNSWGLTTRTIGVMIMVHGDDKGLVLPPNVACIQAIIVPCGITANTTTEQRELLFTECDKLLDELSKDKKLRVKADYRNNRTPGWKFNHWELKGVPVRIELGPKDLEKNQVTFVRRDNSERVLANRSEVLTALRTLLDDIHSNLLNKARKELNEHIKRADTWDEFCSELNKKNLLLSPFCGEPSCEEKIKASSARDDTGDEPGALAMGAKGLCIPFEQPTSSIPLEKQKCIHPDCQNKPKFYTLFGRSY, translated from the exons ATGAATTACAAACTTCTAgttaattctaaaaatccaTCGACAG AAGCCTTGATAGTAGCAGAAATAATTAACTCTCAAAAGAAGGACAAAATTGAGGTAATTTGGTGTGATGATTGGAAAGGTGATGGAGATGTACAATTAGTAAACAATGAAAATAAAGTATTGGGAGAAAGGAGTAATGATGTTGGTCGTTACTTTGCTAGAACTTCATATTTAGAACTTTATG gtgGTAATGGTCCTTGTGAAAAAACTGAAGTTGACCATTGGCTCTCTTTTGCAattggacctttgggatctgTTCCATTAAAAGAAAGTGCATTGCAATATTTGGATGATGTATTGATGACTGCCACTTGGTTGGTCTCTAAAAAGTTAACATTAGCGGATATCCATGTATTTTGTGTTCTTCTGAATAAGGAATTTTTGCCAACATTTGAGAAAAAGTTTGTTAATATAAATAGATGGTATAAACAAATGCTTTCATTGCCTACTGTTACAGAGACATTAtcatcaattaaaaaaaatgctAAATTACCTACTTGCAATTCTGTGAAATCtgaaaaagttgtcaaacaaaCAGGACAAAGAAAGCAAGAAGGTAAATATGTTGACTTGCCAGGAGCAGAGATGGGTAAA GTTGTGGTGCGTTTTCCACCAGAGGCAAGTGGATATTTACATATTGGTCATGCTAAGGCAGCCTTGTTAAATCAGTATTATGCAGAAGCATTTCAAGGTCAACTTATTATGAGATTTGATGATACAAATCCTGCAAaagaaaatgtagaatttgagaAAGCTATTCTAGAAGATTTGGAGTTACTGCAAATTAAACCAGACAGATTTACACATTCTTCAGATTACTTTGATTTAATGCTAGAATATTGTACTAAAttgataaaagaaaataatgcaTACGTAGATGATACTCCTGCTCATGTTATGAAAGAACAACGTGATCAAAAATTAATGTCAGCAAACAGAAACAATT ctGTTGAAAAAAATCTGCAACTATGGAATGAAATGCAGCAAGGTACTCCCAAAGGTCAAGAATGTTGTGTTAGAGCAAAAATTGATTATCAGTCAGCAAATGGTTGTATGAGAGATCCAACAATTTATAGATGCAAACCAGAACCTCATCCTCGAACTGGAACAAAATACAA GGTTTACCCGACGTACGATTTTGCCTGTCCCATTGTTGATGCAATTGAAAATGTTACTCATACATTACGTACAACAGAATACCATGACAGAGATGCTCAATTTTATTGGATAATCGAAGCTTTAGGATTGAGGCGTCCACATATATGGGCATACTCTCGTTTGAATATGACTAATACGGTTTTATCTAAAAGAAAATTAACCTGGTTCGTTAGTGAAGGTTTGGTTGACGGATGGGACGATCCACGTTTCCCTACAGTAAGAGGTATTTTGAGGAGGGGAATGACCGTTGAAGGATTAAAACAATTTATCATTGCTCAAGGTAGTTCAAAAGCTGTCGTTTTTATGGAATGGGATAAAATATGGTCATTTAACAAAAAGGTTATTGACCCAGTTGCCACTAG GTATACTGCTTTGGATTCTGATAAACTTGTAACTGTACACATAAAAGATGCGAAGGAAGAATGGTTGACTGTTCAAAATCATCCAAAAGACTTATCAAAGGGCACTAAACAAGTATTAATAagttcatatgtatacatagagAGAGATGATGCAGACATGTTGGTCGAAGGCCaaaatactacttttattaattgGGGCAATATAATgatagaaaaaattgaaaaagagaaTGGCGTTATTAAGCAAATAACAGcacatttaaatttagaaaacaaggattataaaaatacattgaaAATTACATGGTTAGCAGTACCTgataacaaaaatgataatgaaAACAAGACCAGTCTAATCCCATGTTATGCCGTTTACTTTGACCATATAATAACTAAGCCAGTGTTAGGAAAAGATGACGACTTCAAAGATTTCATTGCAAAAGACACAAGA aGAGAGGTACAAATGATTGGAGAGATTGAATTAACGCGAGTGAAAAAAGGAGAAATAATTCAGTTGCAAAGAAAAGGCTTTTTCCGTTGTGACGTGCCATATGCTCCGGCAAGTCCATTTTCTTCCAGGGAGCAGCCCTTAATTTTATTCCACATACCCGATGGACATTCTACAAGTACAGCAAAACCTGTTGTTAAAGAAACTTCTCAAAAAAAT AATAAAGTGCAGGATGCAAATGTAATCAATGAAAAAATTATAGCTCAAGGTGATAAAGTACGTTCTTTAAAATCTCAAAAAGCAGACAAAGCAACAATAGATGCAGAAGTAAAAATGCTTCTGAGTTTGAAAGCTGAATATAAACAGAGTACTGGCGTAGAATGGAAACCAGGAATGGTTTCAAATAAATCATCAGAAACGACACcttctgataataataaattattcaaggATATTGTAGatcaagaaaataaaattaaagaattgcaaTCAAAGATAAACGAGGAAATGCTAcgtctttcaaatttaaaaacaaattataaaaataaaacaggtAACGATTGGTCGAAATCAAGTGACCAAAATGTAATACAAGTTACAAAGACGTCAGCAGAATcagatattgaaaaattatctaATGAAATTCAAAAACAAGGCGATAAGATAAGGCAATTAAAAAGTTCTAAAGCGGACAAAAGTACTATTGATGCAGAAGTAAAAGAGCTTTTAACTTTAAAATCGAATTATAAATCTGTAACTGGTCAGGATTGGAAACCATCTGTTGCACCAACAGGACCCAATAAAACGCCTGAACATGCAACGAATACAACTAGTCATGAGAAATTATCTGAAGATATACAGAAACAAGGGGATAAAGTAAGGCAATTAAAAGCTGCAAAAGCAGAAAAAGGTATTATTGATCAAGAAGTAAAATTACTTCTAACGTTAAAGGCTGATTACAAAACAGCAACAGGAAAAGATTGGAAACCGTCTGTTGCACCAACAGGACTCAAAAAAACACCTGAACATGCAACAAATACAACGACTAGTCATGAGAAACTATCTGAAGATATACAGAAACAAGGGGATAAAGTAAGGCAATTAAAAGCTGCAAAAGCAGAAAAGGGTATTATTGATCAAGAAGTAAAATTACTTCTAACGTTAAAGGCTGATTACAAAACAGCAACTGGGAAAGATTGGAAACCACCTACTACAGCAGAAGCTAAGGTATCGAACAAAGAAGAAACTCGTACTAATCAACTTTTGGAAAGCATACAAAAGCAAGGGGATAAAGTAAGACAGTTAAAATCATCTAAAGCAGAGAAAAGCATTATTGATCAAGAAGTAAAAGTacttttagatttaaaaaatgattataaagtattaactggTGAGGAATGGAAACCAGCAAAAGTTGATACATCAAGTAAAAAGAAGAAACCGGAAAATACTTCTAAAGTTGAAAAACAGAAAACAGTTCCTAGTAAGGAAGTGAATAAAAGTGAAAGTACAAAAGATGCAGATACACTTAAAACTGGAACCAGATTAGGCCTAGAAGTAAAGAAAGAGGAAAATTTCTTTGAATGgtattctcaaattattacaaAGAGTGGTATGATAGAATATTATGATGTATCAGGTTGTTACGTTTTTCGTCCGTGGAGCTTTGCCGtttggaaaataataaaagaatatatcgacacagaaataacaaaattaggtGTTCAAGAATGTTACTTTCCTATGTTTGTTACACGAACAGTgttagagaaagagaaagaacatATAGCTGATTTTGCACCGGAAGTTGCATGGGTTACGAAATGTGGAGATTCAGATTTAGCGGAACCAATTGCTATAAGGCCAACATCAGAAACTGTCATGTATCCCGCTTATGCCAAATGGTTAAAATCTGATACTGAACTTCCTCTAAAACTTAATCAGTGGAACAATGTAGTG AGATGGGAGTTTAAAGATCCAAAACCTTTCTTACGTACAAGAGAGTTTTTATGGCAAGAAGGACACAGTGCTTTTGCTACTAAAGCTGAAGCTGATGAAgaagttttgcaaattttggatatCTATGCTAGCGTGTATGAAGACTTATTAGCAGTTCCTGTTGTAAAAGGTCGTAAAACCGAAAAAGAGAAGTTCGCTGGTGGTGATTATACGACTACAGTTGAAGCGTTTATTGCAATGAGTGGTCGTGGGATACAAGGAGCAACGAGTCATCATCTTGGACAAAACTTTtctaaaatgtttaatattcaaGTAGAAGGTGCTACCGAAAGTGACGAGAAAACATTTGTTTATCAGAACTCATGGGGCTTAACGACACGAACAATTGGAGTTATGATAATG GTTCATGGAGATGACAAAGGTTTAGTACTGCCACCAAACGTAGCTTGTATTCAAGCTATTATTGTACCCTGTGGTATTACAGCAAACACAACAACTGAACAAAGAGAATTGTTATTTACTGAATGTGACAAATTATTAGATGAACTATCAAAGGATAAAAAACTTAGAGTCAAGGCTGATTATCGCAATAATCGAACCCCAGGTTGGAAATTTAATCATTGGGAATTAAAAGGTGTGCCTGTAAGGATCGAATTAGGTCCAAAAGATTTAGAAAAGAATCAGGTTACATTTGTGCGCAGAGATAATTCTGAAAGAGTACTTGCAAACAGATCAGAAGTACTTACTGCTTTGCGTACATTATTGGATGATATACACTCGAATTTGCttaataa AGCAAGAAAAGAATTAAATGAACACATCAAACGTGCAGATACTTGGGACGAATTTTGTTCTGAACTTAATAAGAAAAATCTGCTGTTATCACCATTCTGTGGAGAACCGTCTTGTGAAGAGAAAATTAAAGCTAGTAGTGCACG AGACGATACAGGAGATGAACCCGGGGCATTGGCCATGGGTGCAAAAGGTCTTTGCATACCATTTGAACAACCAACCTCGTCAATACCACTAGAAAAACAAAAATGTATTCATCCTGATTGTCAAAACAAACCGAAATTTTATACACTTTTTGGTCGTAGCTActga